One Salmo salar chromosome ssa01, Ssal_v3.1, whole genome shotgun sequence DNA window includes the following coding sequences:
- the rpl17 gene encoding large ribosomal subunit protein uL22, which translates to MVRYSLDPENPTKSCKSRGSNLRVHFKNTRETAQTIKGMHIRKATKYLKDVTVKHQCVPFRRYNGGVSRCAQAKQFDWTQGRWPKKSAEFLLHMLKNAESNAELKGLDVDSLVIEHIQVNKAPKMRRRTYRAHGRINPYMSSPCHIEMILTEKEQIVPKPEEEVATKKKVSQKKLKKQKLMARE; encoded by the exons ATGGTCCGCTACTCGCTCGACCCTGAGAACCCGACTAAGT CATGCAAGTCGAGGGGCTCAAATCTCCGGGTTCACTTCAAG AACACCCGTGAGACAGCTCAGACCATCAAAGGCATGCACATCCGCAAGGCCACCAAGTACCTGAAGGATGTTACCGTCAAGCACCAGTGTGTTCCCTTCCGTCGCTACAATGGGGGTGTCAGCAGGTGTGCCCAG GCCAAGCAGTTTGATTGGACACAGGGCCGCTGGCCCAAGAAGAGTGCGGAGTTCCTTCTCCACATGCTGAAGAACGCTGAGAGCAACGCTGAGCTTAAG GGTCTAGATGTAGACTCCCTGGTGATCGAGCACATCCAGGTGAACAAGGCCCCCAAGATGCGCAGACGCACATACCGTGCCCACGGTCGCATCAACCCCTACATGAGCTCCCCATGCCACATTGAGATGATCCTCACAGAGAAGGAGCAGATCGTTCCCAAACCAGAGGAGGAAGTCGCCACTAAGAAAAAG GTTTCTCAGAAGAAGCTGAAGAAGCAGAAACTCATGGCACGGGAGTAA